A part of Paenibacillus donghaensis genomic DNA contains:
- a CDS encoding P-II family nitrogen regulator: MLMIKAIVRPEKADEVMAELMLAGFPSISKMDLLGRGKQKGIQVGTNHYNQISKKLLIIVIQDDEKDDVLSIIMRTARTGDNGSFGDGKIFVLPVQEAYTISNGKNQL, from the coding sequence ATGTTAATGATTAAAGCTATCGTAAGACCCGAGAAAGCCGATGAGGTTATGGCCGAATTAATGCTTGCCGGATTCCCCTCCATCAGCAAGATGGACCTGCTGGGCCGCGGCAAACAAAAAGGCATTCAGGTGGGAACCAATCATTATAATCAAATCTCGAAGAAGCTGCTGATTATTGTGATTCAGGATGACGAGAAAGACGATGTACTGAGCATTATTATGCGAACGGCAAGAACAGGTGACAATGGCTCCTTCGGTGACGGCAAAATTTTCGTCTTGCCTGTACAGGAAGCCTATACAATAAGCAACGGCAAAAATCAGCTGTAA
- a CDS encoding glycosyltransferase family 4 protein: MHICIIAPEQFPLPGDGSVEICINAIARVLAERHQVTLISRKAPGLPGAAEEGKLRFVRLAADSPAIYQSSVLNYVQGQSFDLVQVDNRPQLMAAVQARLFSVPVVLFLHSLTFVPPSEATARALARADWIIVNSRSLQHRIARRFPGLGSGKLRVVPLGADLTRFTPADPQEMLRLRSSYRLPGSFTVLFVGRVIPRKGVPLLIRAMQQLNRRLPAHLVVAGRVKPPYLRRLKRLARKQRVSVSFLGSIGHEEIHRLYQAADCFVCPSQRHEAFGLVNVEAMACGLPVIASSNGGIREIISSGHNGYLIEHYREPQPFARRLLALARNPQLAARIGAQGRKDVLEAFDWRHTAAALEAIYNSAVVHVHG; the protein is encoded by the coding sequence ATGCACATTTGTATCATTGCACCAGAACAGTTCCCGCTGCCGGGAGACGGCTCGGTTGAAATCTGCATCAACGCCATTGCCAGAGTGCTGGCGGAACGACATCAAGTAACGCTTATCAGCCGGAAGGCGCCGGGACTCCCGGGCGCTGCCGAAGAAGGGAAGCTGCGTTTCGTCCGGCTGGCTGCGGACAGCCCTGCCATCTACCAGAGTTCAGTACTGAACTATGTTCAGGGACAGTCCTTTGATCTGGTTCAGGTCGATAACCGCCCCCAGCTGATGGCTGCTGTTCAGGCCCGGCTGTTTTCCGTTCCGGTGGTGCTATTCCTTCACTCCCTTACGTTCGTTCCTCCTTCAGAAGCAACGGCGCGGGCACTGGCGCGGGCTGACTGGATCATCGTGAACAGCCGCTCCTTGCAGCATAGAATTGCACGCCGGTTCCCCGGGCTTGGCAGCGGTAAGCTGCGGGTCGTTCCGCTGGGAGCCGACCTGACACGCTTCACACCGGCGGATCCGCAGGAGATGCTGCGGCTCCGCAGCAGCTACCGGCTTCCCGGCAGCTTCACCGTGCTGTTCGTCGGCAGGGTCATCCCGCGCAAGGGTGTTCCGCTGCTGATCCGGGCCATGCAGCAGTTGAACAGACGCCTGCCTGCCCATCTGGTTGTCGCGGGCAGAGTGAAGCCCCCTTACCTGCGGCGGCTGAAGCGGCTGGCCCGCAAGCAGCGGGTGTCTGTGTCCTTCCTCGGGAGCATCGGCCATGAGGAGATTCACCGGCTGTACCAGGCGGCGGACTGTTTCGTCTGCCCCTCGCAGCGGCATGAAGCCTTTGGGCTCGTTAATGTTGAAGCGATGGCCTGTGGACTGCCGGTGATCGCCTCCAGCAATGGAGGCATCCGCGAGATTATAAGCTCCGGGCATAACGGCTATCTCATTGAGCACTACCGCGAGCCGCAACCTTTTGCCCGCCGCCTACTGGCATTGGCCCGGAATCCGCAACTGGCCGCCCGCATCGGCGCGCAGGGCCGCAAGGATGTGCTGGAAGCATTTGACTGGAGGCATACGGCAGCGGCACTAGAGGCTATCTACAACTCTGCCGTGGTGCATGTTCACGGGTAG
- a CDS encoding YheC/YheD family protein, which translates to MGTKAKSALTSKWIKTKVLMRSAEISPLIPETVRFTRTHLQQMLQKYGMVYVKPERGTYGNGVMRVEQTREVQHAGYKYQSGTKVRTFGSFEAFYLSLHKSTHGRSYLIQRGISLLKYSGRRFDLRVMVQLSPRGKWETTGLIGRVAQRGKIVTNYHSGGKPTAAQKLLAPHLNAAQQAQLIRRLEKLGEDTGRFYHKKYPAFTQIGVDVGLDHSMTPWIIEVNTNPDPYIFNQLADKSMYRKVMAYRRAHLKRKNIV; encoded by the coding sequence TTGGGAACAAAAGCAAAGTCAGCACTGACCAGCAAGTGGATTAAGACCAAGGTGCTCATGCGGAGCGCAGAAATTTCGCCACTGATTCCGGAGACGGTAAGGTTTACCCGAACCCACCTGCAGCAAATGCTGCAGAAATACGGGATGGTGTATGTGAAGCCTGAACGCGGAACCTATGGCAATGGTGTGATGCGGGTCGAACAGACGAGAGAAGTCCAGCATGCTGGGTATAAATACCAGAGTGGAACCAAGGTCAGAACCTTTGGCAGCTTCGAAGCCTTCTATCTGTCTCTGCACAAATCCACGCATGGACGCAGTTATCTGATCCAGAGAGGCATTTCGTTGTTGAAATACAGTGGACGGCGGTTTGATCTGCGGGTTATGGTCCAGCTCAGCCCACGCGGCAAATGGGAAACGACGGGATTGATCGGCAGGGTTGCACAGCGCGGCAAAATTGTTACCAACTACCACTCCGGCGGCAAGCCCACTGCTGCCCAGAAGCTGCTGGCGCCGCATCTGAATGCCGCCCAGCAGGCGCAGTTGATACGCAGACTGGAGAAGCTTGGAGAGGATACCGGCCGTTTCTACCACAAGAAATATCCCGCATTTACCCAGATTGGCGTGGACGTGGGGCTGGATCATTCGATGACGCCGTGGATTATTGAAGTGAACACCAATCCTGACCCGTATATCTTCAACCAGTTGGCTGATAAGAGCATGTACCGCAAAGTGATGGCCTACCGCAGAGCGCATTTGAAGCGTAAAAATATTGTCTAA
- a CDS encoding PAS domain-containing hybrid sensor histidine kinase/response regulator — MDNLAENCSILDQVFMKSPGGMAILASEGERWIKVNPAFCNILGFTEAEFLSGALLDHTNLQPEGHGSSSFQQIKDDLKASGDYLVKELRVMNGAGRAVWLSLSFERSEGLQFPYIMVYAEDITDRKIADQLTVDSRDLYNLFIKDDQSIISFTLPDGTLSFISPSVISLLGYQVEEMVGKNRLCFYHPDDIEGLNQTDDRLYTNTFIRRLRHKDGHYLWFENSFLLIRNEQNEVTRIMGIGRNVTARLESQEALATAQRVAKIGSWIWDLTTDRISFSEELQRMLRYNLGATDVDYSTFQELVHPDDLNQVNGAVERAMTNGESGEAAYRLTLPDGFSLAVHSHWDVVRGPDEQPVKLIGMMQDVTERQQMEQQLRVSERNFRLMSDNSLDMISRMAIDASVFLYCSPASRTLLGYEPEEMVGTSAYDYLHPEDVERMMELMEQARNSGIIPAISYRYRRKDGSYTWFESNSRYIYDEEGRGVEIISVGRDITERKQFESKLQESEQRYKSLFEYNPSAVYSMNLEGEYLTANPNLEKLSGYSLEELIGMYYGLLVHKKDVDKTQHHFTLASQGRPQNYDLTLIHKDGHFVEINTTNIPIIIEEQVVGVYGISRDITERIRYTEQIEKLSNEYTLILNAVSEGIFGLDLEGKVTFINPAGMYMLDFEYNEIMGHPYLGYFQQTALDGIHYEPEQSPLIQAINSGVSYLSKDAVLWRKDGSSFLAECQVTPLFDKGERKGAVVVFRDITDEKEIIRAKETAEKADQAKSEFLAIMSHELRTPMNGIIGMTDLLAETELNEEQRGYAEIISESSASLLYILNEILDFSKIEAGKMTLLQEPVCLITVMDSVLELFAAKAAEKNIKLAYSLNAGVPELIISDAARLRQILVNLVSNAVKFTDSGEVRIYIEKEDCSSTKKLILKFNIQDTGIGIPVGKQPQLFQSFSQLHPSINRKYGGTGLGLAICKKLVELMGGAIGVESSEGSGSNFYFTLPLEYGEAYLVNNELAAAVEERMDTPEVSRQGREAADLQGMLLAEPLKLPAPKFGPLNILIAEDHPVNQKLLLTLLQKRGYQAHLAENGQEALQEVQQNRYDLVFMDVQMPVMSGLTAAARIREQLPSGQQPMIVAVTAYARPEDRERCEAVGMNDFISKPYVSAEIERILKQLRDKVSL; from the coding sequence ATGGACAACTTGGCTGAGAACTGCAGCATTCTGGATCAAGTCTTCATGAAGTCCCCAGGAGGGATGGCAATACTTGCTTCGGAAGGGGAACGGTGGATAAAGGTCAATCCTGCCTTTTGCAATATTCTCGGGTTCACGGAAGCGGAATTTCTGTCCGGGGCATTGCTTGATCATACCAACCTTCAGCCAGAAGGGCATGGAAGCAGCTCTTTCCAGCAGATTAAAGATGACCTGAAGGCATCAGGCGATTATCTCGTTAAGGAACTGCGTGTGATGAACGGGGCAGGGCGTGCGGTATGGCTCTCGCTTTCATTTGAGCGCTCAGAAGGCTTGCAGTTCCCCTACATTATGGTCTATGCCGAAGATATTACGGACCGCAAGATTGCTGATCAGTTAACGGTGGACAGCCGTGATTTATATAATCTTTTCATCAAAGACGACCAGAGCATAATCTCGTTCACTCTGCCCGACGGCACGTTAAGCTTCATTTCTCCGTCAGTGATTTCCTTGCTTGGCTATCAAGTGGAGGAGATGGTTGGGAAGAATCGGCTGTGCTTCTACCATCCCGACGATATCGAGGGATTAAACCAAACCGATGATCGCCTCTATACGAATACCTTTATCCGCAGGTTGCGCCACAAAGACGGACATTACTTATGGTTTGAGAACTCTTTTCTGCTGATCCGCAATGAACAGAATGAGGTTACGCGCATTATGGGCATTGGTCGCAATGTAACGGCCCGTCTGGAGAGCCAAGAAGCACTCGCTACAGCACAGCGTGTGGCCAAGATCGGCTCGTGGATTTGGGATCTGACCACGGATCGCATCTCATTCTCCGAGGAACTGCAGCGGATGCTGCGCTACAACCTTGGGGCAACGGATGTGGATTACAGTACTTTTCAGGAATTGGTCCACCCCGATGATCTGAATCAGGTAAACGGAGCTGTAGAACGGGCTATGACTAACGGTGAATCCGGGGAAGCGGCTTATCGGCTGACCCTGCCGGACGGCTTCTCGCTGGCCGTGCATTCCCATTGGGATGTTGTAAGAGGGCCGGATGAGCAGCCTGTGAAGCTGATCGGCATGATGCAGGATGTCACTGAGCGCCAGCAGATGGAGCAGCAGCTGCGGGTCAGCGAACGCAATTTCAGACTGATGTCAGATAATTCGCTGGACATGATCTCGCGCATGGCCATAGACGCAAGCGTCTTCTTATATTGCTCGCCGGCCAGCCGCACTCTGTTAGGTTATGAGCCTGAGGAAATGGTCGGAACCAGCGCATATGATTATCTTCACCCCGAGGATGTCGAGCGCATGATGGAACTTATGGAGCAGGCCCGCAACTCCGGCATTATTCCCGCCATCTCCTACCGTTACCGGCGCAAGGATGGCAGCTACACCTGGTTTGAGTCCAACAGCCGCTATATCTATGACGAGGAAGGGCGCGGTGTAGAGATTATTTCGGTTGGACGCGATATTACGGAACGCAAGCAATTCGAGTCGAAGCTGCAGGAGAGTGAGCAGCGCTACAAATCCTTGTTCGAATACAACCCATCCGCAGTATATTCGATGAATCTGGAAGGTGAATACTTGACGGCGAACCCTAATCTGGAGAAGCTGAGCGGGTATTCGCTGGAAGAGCTGATCGGGATGTATTATGGTCTGCTTGTGCATAAGAAGGATGTCGACAAGACCCAGCACCATTTTACACTGGCCAGTCAGGGGCGTCCGCAGAACTATGATCTGACATTAATTCATAAAGACGGGCATTTCGTGGAGATTAACACCACCAATATTCCGATAATTATTGAGGAGCAGGTAGTTGGCGTCTATGGAATCTCCCGCGATATCACCGAACGGATCCGCTACACCGAACAGATTGAGAAGCTGAGCAATGAATATACGCTGATCCTCAATGCCGTTTCGGAAGGAATCTTCGGGCTTGATTTAGAAGGCAAGGTCACCTTCATCAATCCGGCGGGCATGTATATGCTTGATTTTGAGTATAACGAAATTATGGGCCATCCTTATCTGGGCTATTTCCAGCAGACGGCGCTGGACGGCATCCATTATGAGCCGGAGCAATCACCGCTGATTCAGGCCATCAATTCCGGCGTATCTTATCTCAGCAAGGATGCGGTGCTCTGGCGCAAGGACGGCTCCAGCTTCCTCGCTGAATGTCAGGTGACGCCGTTGTTTGACAAGGGAGAACGCAAGGGGGCTGTGGTCGTCTTCCGTGATATTACCGATGAGAAGGAAATTATTCGCGCCAAGGAAACGGCAGAGAAAGCGGATCAGGCCAAGTCCGAGTTTCTGGCAATTATGAGCCACGAGCTACGGACACCGATGAACGGGATTATAGGCATGACCGATCTGCTGGCAGAGACGGAGCTGAACGAGGAACAGCGCGGCTATGCAGAGATAATCAGTGAGAGCAGCGCTTCACTGCTGTACATTCTGAATGAAATTCTGGATTTCAGCAAGATTGAAGCCGGCAAAATGACGCTTCTCCAGGAGCCCGTCTGCCTGATTACGGTAATGGACAGTGTGCTGGAGCTGTTCGCGGCCAAAGCGGCCGAGAAGAATATTAAGCTGGCCTACAGCTTGAACGCCGGAGTCCCGGAATTGATTATTAGCGACGCGGCCAGATTGCGTCAGATATTGGTTAACCTGGTCAGCAATGCCGTCAAGTTCACAGACTCAGGCGAGGTCCGGATCTACATCGAGAAGGAAGATTGTTCAAGCACGAAGAAGCTGATCTTGAAGTTTAATATACAGGATACGGGAATCGGTATTCCCGTGGGCAAGCAACCCCAGCTGTTTCAGTCGTTCTCGCAGCTGCATCCATCCATTAACCGCAAATACGGAGGCACCGGCCTCGGTCTGGCCATCTGCAAGAAGCTTGTTGAGCTTATGGGCGGGGCCATCGGAGTGGAGAGCAGTGAGGGCAGTGGCTCGAATTTCTACTTCACCCTGCCGCTGGAATACGGAGAGGCTTATCTGGTTAACAACGAGCTGGCAGCTGCCGTGGAAGAGAGAATGGACACCCCAGAGGTCTCAAGACAAGGCCGGGAAGCTGCGGATCTTCAGGGGATGCTGCTGGCAGAGCCGCTTAAGCTGCCTGCACCGAAGTTCGGGCCGCTTAACATCCTGATTGCCGAAGACCATCCGGTGAACCAGAAGCTGCTGCTGACTCTGCTGCAGAAGCGGGGTTACCAGGCCCATCTGGCGGAGAACGGGCAGGAAGCACTGCAGGAAGTCCAGCAGAACCGTTATGATCTTGTATTTATGGATGTGCAGATGCCGGTGATGAGCGGATTGACGGCTGCTGCAAGAATCAGGGAACAGCTGCCATCCGGGCAGCAACCGATGATTGTGGCCGTGACTGCGTATGCCAGACCTGAGGACCGTGAGCGGTGTGAGGCGGTAGGCATGAACGATTTCATCAGCAAGCCCTACGTATCTGCCGAAATTGAGCGTATCCTGAAACAGCTGCGGGACAAGGTGTCTCTATGA
- a CDS encoding C39 family peptidase, with protein sequence MTANRTRGNKLDVKPYTQWEPGVTSPASACGPATLAALTEYWHTGRGRTYIRGLSHYSSQAAHINALYSHHGGRPWGMSVRGFIRGLKSYLATKSAGTRVAKPVISVFNNLPRYMEEIDSLRPVAIKFDKWSGLRWRGNFAYDYHWVLGVGYEEREDHSGTVLIVQDNGIRHKNGTYTPGRERRIPYAPNRRIITMIACLMVD encoded by the coding sequence ATGACCGCTAACCGAACGCGGGGCAATAAGCTGGATGTTAAGCCTTACACACAGTGGGAGCCGGGAGTAACCTCTCCCGCTTCCGCCTGTGGTCCGGCAACCCTGGCGGCGCTGACGGAGTATTGGCATACTGGCAGGGGGAGAACGTATATCCGTGGGTTAAGCCACTACTCGTCCCAGGCGGCTCACATCAATGCTCTGTACAGCCATCATGGAGGTCGACCTTGGGGAATGAGCGTGCGTGGATTCATTCGAGGCCTGAAGTCTTATCTTGCTACGAAGTCCGCTGGAACCAGGGTGGCTAAGCCTGTGATCTCCGTGTTTAACAATCTGCCAAGATATATGGAGGAGATTGACAGCTTGCGGCCGGTTGCGATCAAGTTCGATAAATGGTCCGGCCTCCGCTGGCGGGGAAACTTCGCCTATGATTATCATTGGGTGCTGGGCGTCGGCTATGAGGAGCGGGAGGACCACTCCGGCACAGTGTTGATTGTCCAGGACAACGGAATACGGCATAAGAACGGAACGTATACACCCGGCAGGGAACGCCGCATCCCCTATGCACCCAATCGCCGGATTATTACAATGATAGCCTGCCTGATGGTCGACTGA
- the pulA gene encoding type I pullulanase, producing the protein MSVQREMKERIDYGDPAATGGISVFAEDFDLMFSYGGDDLGLTYTAARSSFCLWAPTSLQAEVLLYDTWDGEAVHRLPMARDVRGTWRLSVEGDLEGKFYTYRVRIGDQWNEAVDPYARAVGVNGDRGAILDLRKTDPLRWTEDKPPFAHPVDAVIYELHLRDLSVHPASGITHKGQYLGLAESGTRGPGGLATGLDHIAALGVTHVQLLPFYDYATESVDETRLDQPHYNWGYDPKNYNAPEGSYATDPYLPGLRIRELKSMIQALHDRGLRVIMDVVYNHLYDGYRVNFTKLVPGYYLRYKPDGSLSNGCGCGNDAATERVMMSRFIVESVLYWAKEYHIDGFRFDLMGLIDIDTMQEIRRRLDELDPSILTIGEGWIMETELPLERLANQGNADVLPGIGQFNDDFRDAIKGNIFIEDQPGFISGRSGLEQAVKSGIAGGIVYSQGIGQFAEEPQQCVNFVECHDNHTLWDKIVLSTPHVPGEQRRAMHRLASAMVLTSQGIAFIHAGQEFMRTKKGVENSFKSPIAINQLDWEQCAARTEDVAYMKQLIALRRSHPAFRLRSRDEIRDKLMFEKAPAGTVAYTLRNHAGGDPSQHLYVVYNTKQGGATLQLPPLGMWEPLLGGELAAVEADRLTVQGIGMVVLAVQP; encoded by the coding sequence TTGTCCGTACAAAGGGAAATGAAAGAACGGATTGATTATGGCGACCCGGCAGCTACAGGCGGAATATCAGTTTTTGCTGAAGATTTTGACCTCATGTTCAGCTATGGCGGCGATGATCTGGGACTGACCTATACTGCCGCCCGCTCCTCTTTTTGCTTATGGGCGCCTACCTCGCTGCAAGCCGAGGTTCTGCTCTATGATACGTGGGACGGGGAGGCCGTGCACCGGCTGCCGATGGCCCGTGATGTCAGAGGGACCTGGCGGCTCAGCGTGGAAGGTGATCTGGAGGGCAAATTCTATACATACCGAGTGCGGATAGGCGACCAATGGAATGAGGCAGTTGATCCCTATGCACGGGCTGTAGGAGTAAACGGCGACCGGGGAGCCATTCTTGATCTACGCAAGACAGACCCGCTGCGCTGGACGGAAGATAAACCGCCGTTTGCGCATCCTGTGGATGCGGTAATCTATGAGCTGCACCTGCGTGATTTATCGGTTCATCCGGCTAGCGGCATTACCCATAAGGGCCAATACCTTGGCCTTGCCGAATCCGGCACACGGGGGCCGGGTGGCTTGGCCACCGGACTGGACCATATAGCTGCTCTGGGCGTAACCCACGTGCAGCTGTTGCCCTTCTACGATTATGCTACCGAGAGTGTCGATGAGACCAGGCTGGACCAGCCGCACTATAACTGGGGTTATGATCCGAAGAATTACAATGCTCCTGAAGGCTCTTATGCTACAGATCCTTATTTGCCCGGTCTGCGTATCCGTGAGCTGAAGTCGATGATCCAGGCGCTGCATGACCGGGGTCTGCGTGTCATCATGGATGTGGTGTACAACCATCTATACGATGGCTACCGCGTGAACTTCACCAAGCTTGTTCCCGGCTATTATCTACGCTACAAGCCGGATGGCAGCCTCTCCAACGGCTGCGGCTGCGGCAATGATGCGGCTACCGAGCGGGTGATGATGTCCCGTTTTATTGTCGAATCCGTCCTGTATTGGGCCAAGGAATATCATATCGACGGGTTCCGCTTTGATCTGATGGGGCTTATCGACATTGACACCATGCAGGAAATCCGCCGCCGTCTGGATGAGCTGGACCCTTCGATTCTGACCATCGGGGAGGGCTGGATTATGGAAACCGAGCTGCCGCTTGAGCGGCTGGCCAATCAGGGCAATGCCGATGTTCTGCCGGGGATCGGCCAGTTCAATGACGACTTCCGCGATGCCATCAAAGGCAATATCTTCATCGAAGACCAGCCCGGCTTCATCAGCGGCCGTTCCGGGCTGGAGCAGGCGGTGAAGTCCGGCATTGCCGGAGGCATCGTCTACAGCCAGGGGATCGGGCAGTTCGCCGAGGAGCCGCAGCAATGCGTCAATTTCGTGGAATGTCACGACAATCATACGTTATGGGATAAGATTGTCCTCTCTACCCCCCACGTGCCCGGAGAGCAGCGGCGTGCGATGCACCGACTGGCTTCGGCGATGGTGCTGACCAGCCAGGGCATTGCCTTTATCCATGCCGGCCAGGAATTTATGCGCACCAAAAAAGGCGTGGAGAACAGCTTTAAGTCGCCGATAGCGATCAATCAGCTGGATTGGGAGCAATGCGCCGCCCGGACGGAGGATGTGGCGTACATGAAGCAGCTGATCGCGCTGCGCCGTTCGCATCCGGCTTTCCGCCTGCGTAGTAGGGACGAAATCCGCGACAAGCTGATGTTCGAGAAAGCACCGGCGGGTACAGTCGCGTATACCCTGCGCAATCATGCCGGAGGCGATCCATCACAGCATCTGTATGTGGTGTACAACACGAAGCAGGGCGGAGCAACGCTTCAGCTGCCGCCGCTGGGCATGTGGGAGCCGCTGCTGGGCGGAGAGCTGGCAGCCGTCGAAGCAGACCGGCTGACCGTACAAGGGATCGGCATGGTTGTGCTGGCGGTCCAGCCCTAG
- a CDS encoding PadR family transcriptional regulator: protein MISSDVIRGYNDTFILYMLLDGESYGYEISKNIRKLSDEKYVMKETTLYSAFARLEKNGYIYSFYKDETLGKRRTYYRITPEGLRYYQEKCAEWLITQEVVNKFIKGL from the coding sequence TTGATCAGCAGTGATGTCATTCGCGGATATAACGATACATTTATTCTGTATATGCTTTTGGACGGCGAGTCTTACGGTTATGAAATATCAAAGAATATCAGGAAGCTGTCGGATGAGAAGTATGTCATGAAGGAAACCACCCTCTATTCCGCGTTTGCCCGGCTGGAGAAGAATGGGTATATCTACTCCTTCTATAAGGATGAGACGCTGGGGAAGAGACGCACCTACTATCGCATCACTCCGGAAGGCCTGCGCTATTATCAGGAGAAGTGTGCCGAGTGGCTGATAACACAGGAAGTAGTGAACAAATTTATTAAGGGGCTGTGA
- a CDS encoding permease prefix domain 1-containing protein, with amino-acid sequence MDTIISYLNNMFAALPRTVQMQELKQDLLGNMEEKYHELKQNGNTENEAVGIVISEFGNIDELVAELGITVEDDGESDAPMLAPEDTGSYMAAKKKSGFIVGLGVVLIFCGVALLILLSSLAESGFLQGILTEDAAGIVGVVVLLMLVALAVGLFIYSGTMMERYSHLHKSFNLPHYLRAEIQQRSSAFAPTYTLSLIMGVGLCVISPVPIIIENVINDNSTTYGVVALLALVALAVFLFIYYGNIKESFSFLLKEGEFSKEKKEENRVTGSIAAIVWPLAVCVFLISGFVFGSWEINWLIFPVTAILLGVFNGIYNVAKGKEHS; translated from the coding sequence ATGGATACCATCATCAGTTATTTAAATAATATGTTTGCCGCTCTGCCGAGAACAGTGCAGATGCAGGAGCTGAAGCAGGATCTGCTGGGAAATATGGAGGAGAAATATCATGAACTGAAGCAGAATGGTAACACAGAGAATGAAGCCGTAGGCATCGTCATTTCGGAGTTTGGCAATATTGATGAGCTGGTCGCCGAGCTGGGAATAACGGTGGAGGATGATGGGGAGAGCGACGCTCCCATGCTTGCACCAGAGGACACAGGAAGCTATATGGCTGCCAAGAAGAAATCGGGTTTCATCGTAGGTTTAGGTGTGGTGTTAATCTTCTGCGGTGTTGCCTTGCTCATTCTGCTCAGCTCGCTGGCCGAGTCCGGCTTTCTTCAAGGGATTCTCACCGAGGACGCTGCAGGAATTGTCGGCGTTGTAGTTTTACTTATGCTGGTGGCTCTGGCGGTTGGCTTGTTCATATACAGCGGCACAATGATGGAGAGATACAGCCATTTGCACAAAAGCTTTAATCTGCCGCATTACCTGCGGGCCGAGATTCAGCAGCGCAGCAGCGCTTTTGCCCCTACCTATACTCTGTCGCTCATTATGGGCGTAGGCTTGTGCGTAATTAGTCCGGTTCCGATCATTATTGAAAATGTAATCAACGACAATTCCACTACTTACGGTGTGGTCGCGCTGCTTGCGCTGGTTGCTCTGGCTGTGTTCCTGTTCATCTACTATGGGAATATCAAGGAAAGCTTCAGCTTCCTGCTCAAGGAGGGTGAATTTAGCAAGGAGAAGAAAGAGGAGAATCGCGTCACGGGTTCTATCGCAGCGATTGTCTGGCCGCTGGCCGTCTGTGTGTTCCTGATCAGCGGTTTCGTCTTCGGATCCTGGGAGATTAACTGGTTGATATTCCCTGTGACCGCCATTCTGCTTGGTGTGTTCAATGGTATATACAATGTTGCTAAAGGAAAAGAGCACTCTTAG